Proteins encoded within one genomic window of Candidatus Berkiella cookevillensis:
- a CDS encoding FeoA family protein has protein sequence MLTLSSVAVGEKVRLIAFQAGSVLHRHKLLAMGLTPGVTIRIISKAPFGGPIQVELRGYQLSLRPSECQHIVVEGMYERCGDKAVSADHCVCG, from the coding sequence ATGCTAACTTTATCGAGTGTTGCCGTTGGTGAAAAAGTTAGATTAATTGCCTTCCAAGCAGGTTCAGTCCTTCATCGCCATAAATTACTGGCGATGGGATTAACGCCTGGCGTTACTATTAGAATCATATCGAAAGCGCCTTTCGGTGGCCCTATCCAAGTTGAGCTTAGAGGTTATCAATTGAGCTTAAGACCAAGCGAATGCCAACATATTGTAGTAGAGGGCATGTATGAGCGTTGTGGAGACAAAGCCGTTTCTGCAGACCATTGCGTTTGTGGGTAA